A single Micromonospora luteifusca DNA region contains:
- a CDS encoding adenosylcobinamide-GDP ribazoletransferase yields MPAESRFLAGTRLALTTFTTLPVRAGRIDRPVAGTAMALAPVVGALLGALLAGVLLLTGAFAPPLVAAGVTVGAAALFTRGLHLDGLADTVDALGSYRRGAAALEIMKKPDVGPFGVVALVVVLLVQAAALADLAGRSWPACLAAVAAATAAGRFGVTVACRRGVPAARPDGLGALVAGTVGPVALAVGAVAVALLAVPAVPGRPWQGPLAVAVALAVAVGLLTHVVRRLGGMTGDVLGATVEVVTTLVYLGLVLSG; encoded by the coding sequence GTGCCGGCTGAGTCGCGGTTCCTCGCGGGAACCCGGCTGGCCCTCACCACGTTCACCACGCTGCCGGTGCGGGCCGGACGAATCGACCGCCCCGTCGCCGGCACCGCGATGGCTCTCGCCCCGGTGGTTGGCGCGCTGCTCGGTGCCCTGCTGGCCGGCGTGCTGCTGCTGACCGGCGCGTTCGCTCCCCCGTTGGTGGCCGCGGGTGTGACGGTTGGCGCCGCGGCGCTGTTCACCCGCGGGCTGCACCTGGACGGGCTGGCCGACACCGTGGACGCGCTCGGCTCGTACCGGCGGGGGGCGGCCGCGCTGGAGATCATGAAGAAGCCGGACGTCGGCCCGTTCGGGGTGGTCGCCCTGGTGGTCGTACTCCTGGTGCAGGCGGCGGCGCTCGCCGACCTGGCGGGGCGGTCCTGGCCGGCGTGTCTCGCGGCGGTGGCCGCGGCGACCGCCGCCGGGCGGTTCGGCGTCACGGTGGCCTGTCGGCGGGGTGTGCCGGCGGCCCGGCCGGACGGGCTCGGCGCGCTCGTGGCCGGCACGGTCGGCCCGGTGGCACTGGCCGTCGGCGCGGTCGCCGTCGCGCTGCTGGCGGTGCCCGCGGTGCCGGGCCGCCCATGGCAGGGGCCGCTGGCCGTCGCGGTCGCGCTCGCCGTCGCGGTCGGTCTGCTGACCCACGTGGTACGACGGCTGGGCGGGATGACCGGGGACGTCCTCGGCGCGACCGTCGAGGTGGTCACCACGCTGGTCTACCTGGGTCTGGTGCTGTCCGGCTGA